One Phycisphaeraceae bacterium DNA window includes the following coding sequences:
- a CDS encoding phenylalanine 4-monooxygenase has protein sequence MADSNSKFAGSLNAAMIDDAQAHAAQEAANHFGEPGYTDITKVYIDQRYEGYTEENQETWRILYDRQMEFLAERASDVYLSGARSIRLVRDHIPYLEGPKSINTFLRQLTGWQSRAVPGYIPAKAFFACLARREFPTTIVIRPKESIDYLPEPDIFHDVFGHVPLHADPVFADFLQTYGKAALTTNDPMHTERLARLFWFTVEFGLIRESGQLKLYGSGLISSPGESRHALESKEVDRRPFELERVCDTSFEIDHYQPILYVLDSFEQLRDAMMTYADRLLDEHAQGCCGGMCRGVGVQIGQSANRA, from the coding sequence ATGGCCGACTCCAACTCCAAGTTCGCCGGAAGCCTGAATGCCGCCATGATCGATGACGCGCAGGCGCACGCCGCGCAGGAGGCCGCGAATCACTTCGGTGAACCCGGCTACACCGACATCACGAAGGTCTACATCGATCAGCGCTACGAGGGGTACACCGAGGAGAACCAGGAGACCTGGCGCATCCTCTATGACCGACAGATGGAGTTCCTCGCGGAGCGCGCGAGCGATGTCTACCTTTCCGGTGCGCGAAGCATCCGACTTGTTCGAGATCACATCCCCTATCTCGAAGGTCCCAAGAGCATCAACACCTTCCTGCGCCAGCTCACCGGATGGCAGAGCCGAGCGGTGCCCGGGTACATCCCGGCCAAGGCCTTCTTCGCGTGCCTCGCGCGGCGCGAGTTCCCGACGACCATTGTGATTCGCCCGAAGGAGTCGATCGACTACCTGCCGGAGCCCGACATCTTCCACGATGTCTTCGGCCATGTGCCGCTGCATGCTGATCCGGTCTTTGCTGACTTCCTTCAGACCTACGGCAAGGCGGCGCTCACGACGAACGACCCGATGCACACCGAGCGCCTCGCACGCCTCTTCTGGTTCACGGTCGAGTTCGGCCTGATCCGGGAGAGCGGGCAACTCAAGCTCTATGGAAGCGGCTTGATCTCAAGCCCGGGCGAGAGCCGTCACGCCCTCGAGTCAAAGGAAGTCGATCGACGCCCCTTCGAGCTCGAGCGCGTGTGCGATACCTCGTTCGAGATCGATCACTACCAGCCGATCCTCTATGTGCTCGACAGTTTCGAGCAGCTTCGCGACGCGATGATGACCTATGCCGATCGCCTGCTCGATGAGCATGCGCAGGGTTGCTGCGGCGGCATGTGCCGCGGCGTCGGTGTGCAGATCGGTCAGTCCGCCAATCGCGCCTGA